In one window of Meiothermus sp. DNA:
- a CDS encoding DUF2892 domain-containing protein gives MVPNVGSTDRLVRYILAVVFFLIAFFGSSGIWAWVFGLLGVIMAVTATLNFCPIWAAFKINTRGKAT, from the coding sequence ATGGTTCCCAATGTGGGTAGCACAGACCGGCTGGTTCGCTACATTCTGGCGGTGGTGTTTTTCCTGATCGCCTTTTTTGGTAGCAGCGGCATCTGGGCCTGGGTGTTTGGTCTTTTGGGGGTGATTATGGCAGTAACCGCCACCCTCAACTTCTGCCCCATCTGGGCGGCGTTCAAAATTAATACTCGAGGTAAAGCGACCTGA
- a CDS encoding electron transfer flavoprotein subunit alpha/FixB family protein, with translation MILVVLEHDGQRLRKGALEAISRARQLASLGPIAGVVIGENTSSVAQEAAQYLPVVYAAEVGPYTAEKWAQAAYSAVQKSAAQVVIASGGRQSRTWTARLAYRMKAGLLEDTLETSTDGQSIIGTRYSFLNRVTERQQAPLPVVFTAKPNTTPLAEPQGSGTVEALEVSIPAGVEILERVAEQKKGVSLTEATVVVTGGRGLGSPEAFAGVEELANALGAAVGATRAVVDAGWRPYGEQVGQTGKTVQPNVYIALAVSGAVQHQAGMNKSKYIVAVNKDAEAPIFKVADYGIVGDVHQVLPALIEAAKKLKD, from the coding sequence ATGATTCTGGTAGTTCTTGAACACGACGGCCAGCGCCTGCGCAAGGGCGCTCTCGAAGCCATCAGCCGCGCCCGGCAGCTTGCGAGCCTGGGCCCCATTGCAGGCGTGGTGATTGGCGAAAACACTTCATCCGTGGCCCAGGAGGCCGCCCAGTACCTGCCGGTGGTCTACGCTGCCGAGGTAGGGCCCTACACCGCTGAAAAGTGGGCCCAGGCCGCCTACAGCGCAGTACAAAAAAGCGCAGCCCAGGTGGTCATCGCCTCCGGGGGCCGCCAAAGCCGCACCTGGACGGCCCGGCTGGCCTACAGGATGAAGGCCGGGCTGCTGGAAGACACCCTGGAAACCAGCACCGACGGTCAAAGCATCATCGGCACCCGCTACAGCTTTCTGAACCGCGTCACCGAGCGTCAGCAGGCCCCCTTGCCGGTGGTCTTTACGGCCAAACCCAACACCACCCCCCTGGCCGAGCCCCAGGGTAGCGGTACAGTAGAGGCCCTCGAGGTAAGCATTCCCGCTGGGGTAGAGATCCTGGAACGCGTAGCCGAGCAGAAGAAAGGGGTCTCGCTGACCGAGGCCACCGTGGTGGTTACAGGCGGGCGCGGGCTGGGCAGCCCGGAGGCTTTTGCGGGAGTGGAAGAACTGGCCAACGCCCTGGGCGCAGCGGTGGGCGCGACCCGCGCGGTGGTGGATGCGGGCTGGCGGCCCTACGGCGAGCAGGTGGGCCAGACCGGCAAGACCGTACAGCCCAACGTCTACATTGCTCTGGCGGTGAGCGGCGCGGTACAGCACCAGGCTGGCATGAACAAAAGCAAGTACATCGTGGCGGTGAACAAGGACGCCGAGGCCCCCATCTTCAAGGTTGCCGACTATGGCATTGTGGGCGACGTGCACCAGGTATTGCCTGCGCTTATTGAGGCGGCGAAGAAGTTAAAGGATTAG
- a CDS encoding electron transfer flavoprotein subunit beta/FixA family protein: MKFIAVIRQVPDGESRLKIEGGQVDLSGATMILDQMDEWAVEEVIRLQEKHGGESVVVAMGPERFEEAIRTALAMGIDRAVHLVAEGYTDPITQAEALAEVIKAEAPTLVFTGGQQADWDAQALGPAIAEALSWPVVSWTTQIELEGESHAKAKHDLDEGAEVVRVALPAVFTSQQGLNEPRYPTLPGIMKAKRKELKKVPVSTSSKVAIVEQTIQERTRLNKVLDGKDPVAAAHELVRLLHEEAKAI, translated from the coding sequence ATGAAATTCATAGCAGTCATCCGGCAAGTACCCGACGGTGAGTCCCGCCTCAAGATCGAGGGGGGCCAGGTAGACCTCTCCGGGGCCACCATGATCCTCGACCAGATGGACGAGTGGGCGGTGGAGGAAGTCATCAGGCTTCAGGAGAAGCACGGCGGCGAGAGCGTGGTGGTGGCCATGGGCCCAGAGCGCTTCGAGGAGGCCATCCGCACTGCCCTTGCCATGGGCATTGACCGGGCCGTTCATCTGGTCGCCGAGGGCTACACCGACCCCATCACCCAGGCCGAGGCCCTGGCCGAGGTTATAAAGGCCGAAGCCCCCACGTTGGTCTTCACCGGCGGGCAGCAGGCCGATTGGGACGCTCAGGCCCTGGGGCCGGCCATCGCCGAGGCGCTCTCCTGGCCGGTGGTGAGCTGGACCACCCAGATCGAACTCGAGGGCGAGTCTCACGCCAAAGCCAAGCACGACCTCGACGAGGGCGCCGAGGTGGTGCGGGTGGCCTTACCCGCCGTCTTCACCAGTCAGCAGGGCCTCAACGAACCCCGCTACCCCACCCTACCCGGCATCATGAAGGCCAAGCGCAAAGAGCTCAAAAAGGTGCCCGTCAGTACCAGCAGCAAGGTGGCTATTGTGGAGCAGACCATCCAGGAACGTACCCGCCTGAACAAGGTGCTGGACGGCAAAGACCCCGTGGCCGCCGCGCACGAGCTGGTGCGGCTCTTACACGAAGAAGCCAAGGCAATTTAG
- a CDS encoding metalloregulator ArsR/SmtB family transcription factor encodes MKTPRPLMEYLKQHGPSTIKELMAHLGLSETAVRHQLHSLEKSGWLAREQRREGKGRPATVYRLTQASEGLFPKRYPELLDAVLAEAEREGLIERLLDGVAESMAAELRRKLQGLEGPAKLRALLTHMDYGDMLGTLEETPAGWELKAYNCLYYATGQRFEPVCNLPPKVITKATGLPAERPFCQRNGHRACHFLITKRSP; translated from the coding sequence ATGAAAACCCCCCGTCCCCTGATGGAATACCTCAAACAGCACGGCCCCAGCACCATCAAGGAACTGATGGCGCACCTAGGCCTGAGCGAGACCGCCGTTCGGCACCAACTGCACAGCCTGGAAAAAAGCGGCTGGCTGGCGCGAGAACAGCGCCGCGAAGGCAAGGGTCGCCCAGCCACGGTCTACCGGTTGACCCAGGCTTCGGAGGGCCTCTTCCCCAAACGCTACCCCGAGCTTCTGGACGCCGTGCTGGCCGAGGCCGAGCGCGAGGGCCTCATTGAGCGGTTGTTGGACGGGGTGGCTGAAAGCATGGCGGCAGAGCTAAGGCGCAAGCTTCAGGGCCTCGAGGGCCCGGCCAAGCTCCGTGCCCTGCTCACCCACATGGACTACGGCGACATGCTGGGCACCCTGGAGGAAACCCCGGCGGGGTGGGAGCTCAAAGCCTACAATTGCTTGTACTACGCAACCGGACAACGTTTCGAGCCGGTATGCAACCTGCCGCCCAAGGTGATCACCAAGGCCACCGGCCTGCCCGCCGAGCGCCCCTTCTGCCAGCGGAACGGGCATCGGGCCTGCCACTTTCTCATCACCAAACGTTCGCCATAG
- a CDS encoding ExeM/NucH family extracellular endonuclease, translated as MKPSLRPGVLAIVLIVLAACTQAQPTQPQPQLTAQAVSNGVVISQVYGGGGNSGAPFTHDFVELFNRGSTPVSLDGWSVQYASATGTGSFGASSTQLTELPSVTLQPGQYYLVQQAGGTAGAALPAPDLIDPTPIAMAAAAGKVALVSSTAPLGCNGGSTPCSAAQLAQIVDLVGYGNANFFEGSAVAPTLSNTTAALRKGNGCTETDQNAADFEAAAPSPRNTASARNFCGESAPSVVASVPAPGGTINPNDNLALTFSEPVNVSGNWFEIACSASGTRTVADAVVSANATSTQFVINPNVDFASGESCTLTVFAAQVSDVDTLDPPDTMSANFALAYNPVSVCDLPHTPIYQIQGSGLAAAITGSVVTKGVVVGDYEGPTPALRGFYIQDPTGDGDNTTSDGIFVFNANNDNVSLGDVVRVTGTANEFQDQTQVSATSITKCGSGTVTPVDVTLPFASATDAERYEGMLVRLPQTLYVTEHFQLGRFGQVVLSSGGRLMQPTHVTTPGAAANALQAQNNLNRIILDDALQNQNPDPILFGRNGQPLSASNTLRGGDTATGIVGVMTYTWAGNAASGNAYRVRPIGALNGYANFVAANPRPTTSPAVGGTLRVVGMNLLNFFNTFDGLPDTVDNCTNGVGGAPTDCRGADTLPEFNRQWPKTVAAVLAMNPDVLGFNEMENDGYGPDSAIAFLVDKLNEATAPETFAFIDADAATGQVNALGSDAIKVGLIYKPARVTPVGQTAVLNTAAFVNGGDSAPRNRASLAQAFQQNDNGAIFIVNVNHLKSKGSACDLPDQGDGQGNCNAVRTNAAHQLAAWLATHPTGIADPDVLLIGDYNAYAQEDPITALKNAGFVNLLETRLGPGAYSYVFDGQWGYLDHALASASLNAQVAGVAEYHINADEPSVLDYNTDFKTVNLQAVLYAPDQFRVSDHDPVVVGLNLAAPGAWFFGPIAPFPAFSNVNSGQTIPLIFSLGGNKGLDIFAPGFPKWQVIPCGSTAAVNGTHPTSSKGGLRYNPLQDRYTYPWKTEKAWAGSCRQLVVRYTNGITYRANFNFVK; from the coding sequence ATGAAGCCATCTTTGCGTCCGGGTGTTTTAGCTATCGTTTTGATTGTGCTGGCGGCCTGTACGCAGGCCCAGCCCACCCAACCCCAGCCCCAACTGACCGCTCAGGCCGTCTCGAATGGCGTGGTGATTAGCCAGGTGTATGGCGGGGGTGGCAACAGCGGGGCCCCTTTCACCCACGACTTTGTCGAGCTGTTCAACCGCGGGAGCACGCCGGTTTCCCTGGATGGCTGGTCTGTCCAGTACGCCAGTGCGACGGGTACCGGCAGCTTTGGCGCCAGCAGCACCCAGCTCACCGAGTTGCCCAGCGTGACGCTGCAACCCGGGCAGTACTACCTTGTGCAGCAGGCAGGGGGTACGGCGGGTGCGGCTCTGCCTGCACCGGACTTAATTGATCCCACGCCCATTGCCATGGCAGCGGCAGCGGGCAAGGTAGCGCTTGTCTCGAGCACCGCCCCCCTGGGTTGTAATGGCGGCTCCACCCCCTGTTCTGCCGCCCAACTGGCCCAAATTGTAGATCTGGTTGGGTATGGCAATGCCAATTTCTTCGAGGGTTCGGCGGTGGCCCCCACCCTCTCCAACACCACCGCTGCGCTGCGCAAGGGCAACGGCTGCACCGAAACCGACCAGAACGCTGCCGACTTTGAAGCAGCCGCGCCCAGCCCGCGCAACACAGCTTCCGCCCGCAATTTTTGCGGGGAGTCGGCCCCCAGCGTGGTGGCCTCGGTTCCGGCCCCAGGCGGTACCATCAACCCCAACGATAACCTGGCCCTCACCTTCAGCGAGCCCGTGAACGTGAGTGGCAACTGGTTTGAAATTGCCTGCTCGGCCAGTGGAACGCGCACGGTGGCCGACGCAGTGGTCTCGGCCAACGCCACCTCCACGCAGTTCGTCATTAACCCCAACGTCGATTTCGCCTCGGGCGAGAGTTGTACCCTCACGGTTTTTGCCGCGCAGGTGTCGGATGTGGATACCCTCGACCCCCCCGACACCATGAGCGCCAACTTTGCCCTTGCCTATAACCCGGTCTCGGTCTGCGACCTGCCCCATACCCCCATCTACCAGATTCAGGGCAGCGGCCTGGCGGCGGCCATTACCGGCAGTGTGGTCACCAAGGGCGTGGTGGTGGGCGACTATGAAGGCCCTACCCCGGCCCTGCGTGGTTTTTATATCCAAGACCCCACCGGCGATGGCGATAACACCACCTCCGACGGCATTTTCGTGTTCAACGCCAACAACGACAACGTTTCGCTGGGCGATGTGGTGCGGGTGACCGGAACGGCGAACGAGTTCCAGGATCAGACCCAGGTGAGTGCGACCTCCATTACCAAGTGCGGCAGCGGAACCGTCACACCTGTAGACGTGACCCTGCCTTTTGCCTCGGCCACCGATGCCGAGCGCTACGAGGGCATGCTGGTGCGCCTACCCCAGACCCTCTACGTGACCGAGCACTTCCAGCTCGGGCGCTTTGGGCAGGTGGTGCTCTCGTCGGGCGGCAGGCTGATGCAGCCCACCCACGTGACCACGCCCGGCGCTGCGGCCAATGCCCTGCAAGCTCAGAACAACCTCAACCGCATCATCCTGGATGACGCCCTGCAAAACCAGAACCCCGACCCCATTTTGTTTGGCCGCAATGGGCAGCCCTTGAGCGCCAGCAACACCCTGCGCGGGGGCGACACCGCCACGGGCATTGTGGGCGTGATGACCTATACCTGGGCTGGTAACGCCGCCAGCGGCAACGCCTACCGGGTGCGGCCTATTGGGGCCTTGAACGGTTACGCGAACTTTGTGGCGGCCAACCCGCGCCCCACCACCTCGCCCGCTGTGGGGGGAACCCTGCGGGTGGTGGGGATGAACCTGCTCAACTTCTTCAATACCTTTGACGGGCTGCCGGACACAGTAGACAACTGTACGAACGGGGTGGGGGGTGCGCCCACCGACTGCCGGGGCGCCGATACCCTGCCCGAGTTCAACCGCCAGTGGCCCAAGACGGTCGCGGCCGTCCTGGCCATGAACCCGGATGTGCTGGGCTTCAACGAGATGGAAAACGACGGCTACGGTCCCGACAGTGCTATTGCCTTCCTGGTGGACAAACTCAACGAAGCCACCGCGCCAGAAACCTTTGCCTTCATCGACGCCGATGCGGCCACCGGCCAGGTGAACGCCCTGGGCAGCGATGCCATCAAGGTGGGCCTGATCTACAAGCCGGCCCGCGTGACCCCGGTGGGCCAGACGGCAGTGCTCAACACCGCAGCCTTCGTGAACGGCGGCGACAGCGCCCCACGCAACCGAGCCTCCTTGGCCCAGGCCTTCCAGCAAAACGACAACGGGGCCATTTTCATCGTGAACGTGAACCACCTCAAAAGCAAGGGCTCGGCCTGCGACCTGCCCGACCAGGGCGACGGGCAGGGCAACTGCAATGCGGTACGCACCAATGCTGCGCACCAGCTTGCGGCCTGGCTGGCCACCCACCCCACCGGCATTGCCGACCCGGACGTGCTCCTGATTGGCGACTACAACGCCTACGCCCAGGAAGACCCCATTACCGCCCTCAAAAATGCGGGCTTTGTGAATCTGCTCGAGACCCGCCTGGGCCCTGGGGCCTACTCGTATGTGTTCGATGGGCAGTGGGGCTACCTCGACCATGCCCTGGCCTCGGCCTCCCTGAATGCGCAGGTTGCTGGGGTGGCCGAGTACCACATCAACGCCGATGAGCCCAGCGTGCTCGACTACAACACCGACTTCAAGACCGTAAACTTGCAAGCGGTGCTCTATGCCCCCGATCAGTTCAGGGTGTCCGACCATGACCCGGTGGTGGTGGGGCTGAACTTGGCTGCTCCGGGGGCCTGGTTCTTTGGCCCCATTGCGCCGTTCCCGGCCTTCAGCAACGTCAACTCGGGCCAGACCATCCCGCTCATCTTCAGCCTGGGCGGCAACAAGGGGCTCGACATCTTTGCGCCAGGGTTCCCCAAGTGGCAGGTGATTCCGTGTGGCTCTACCGCTGCGGTGAACGGCACCCACCCCACCAGCAGCAAAGGGGGCCTCCGCTACAACCCCCTGCAAGATCGCTACACCTACCCCTGGAAAACCGAGAAAGCCTGGGCCGGTAGCTGCCGCCAACTGGTGGTGCGCTACACCAACGGCATTACCTACCGGGCCAACTTCAACTTTGTGAAGTAG
- a CDS encoding DUF2892 domain-containing protein: protein MKPNEGTTDRIIRLVLAAVFFLLAFTVAGGVWVYVAVGLGAIMLLTAAIGFCPLYALLGINTCPVPQRKA from the coding sequence ATGAAACCCAACGAAGGTACAACCGACCGGATCATTCGCCTGGTGCTGGCAGCGGTGTTCTTCCTGCTGGCTTTTACGGTGGCCGGTGGGGTGTGGGTCTATGTGGCCGTCGGCCTGGGTGCGATCATGCTGCTGACAGCAGCCATTGGCTTCTGCCCACTGTACGCACTTTTGGGCATCAACACCTGCCCGGTACCCCAGCGCAAAGCCTAG
- a CDS encoding four helix bundle protein — protein MENKQRKARPLSSSGFFGFEQLEVYHLSVALSVQVYQLSGAFSEKERFGLTSQLRRAANSIARNIVEKKGRSTDKDFCRFLYQARGSLLDTVCSLHLAAEFGFLQQAAVQHLYNQTSTLNGKLNALLKNLDTNFNWALTIDH, from the coding sequence ATGGAAAATAAACAACGCAAAGCTCGACCACTAAGCAGCAGCGGTTTTTTTGGATTTGAGCAGCTCGAGGTTTACCATCTGAGTGTGGCCTTGTCGGTGCAGGTTTACCAGCTTAGTGGAGCCTTCTCTGAAAAGGAACGATTTGGTCTCACCAGCCAGCTAAGACGAGCTGCCAATTCGATTGCGCGCAACATTGTTGAGAAAAAAGGGCGCAGTACCGACAAAGACTTCTGTCGCTTCCTGTATCAGGCTCGAGGTTCCCTACTCGATACGGTCTGTTCGCTGCACCTTGCTGCTGAGTTCGGCTTTTTGCAACAGGCCGCAGTTCAACACCTTTACAATCAAACCAGCACCTTAAATGGTAAGCTCAACGCCCTGCTCAAAAACCTAGACACCAACTTTAATTGGGCCCTGACGATAGATCATTGA